The following is a genomic window from Candidatus Protochlamydia phocaeensis.
GCAAAAACAAATTTTATTTAACTTATTACCAATTATTTGAGATTGATTTTAAACATTCACCAATAAATAATTAATCAAATTTAAAGACTGGATATTTATATGGTAAATGAAATTTTAAATATGAATAATATTTCAAATTGTTATTATTCAATATCCAAATCCATTGAAACTATTTATAATAAAATTACAAATATTGCTTTCTCTGTATTTAAATTTATCTGGGAAGAGTTTAAAAAAGATTTTTCCCTCTTGAAAAGGGATGTGCATTACTTCTTAAGTCATTGCAGACCCTTGCAAATAAATTTCAACGACTCTTCAATTGGCATTCTTGGACTCCTTAGCTTAATCGGAATCACCCTATTGCTCAATCGTTAAATTTTGCCTCTTAACCTGAGCGTAGAGTTTTTTTGCCCTTCCGACTGCGTCAAAGCCGCGGAGACGAACAAATGGCAAGAGCTTTCCCGTCAATTCCAAGAGCAAAAAAACTCCACGCTCGGGTTAATAAGACAACATTTGAGTTTTTCTCACTGGCATGATAAAATTAATCAGTTAATAGTTATAAAAAGCAAAATGCGTTCAATTGACAAGGCGATCTTGCCATTGGGCTTGTTTGGCTAACCTCCATCCTTCATGCTTTGACTAAATTATGAAAAGTTTACTTAACAATTTGATTGATCTTTTTCAAAAAGCCGCCAAGAAAGCCTTCCCTGAATTAGACGCAACCGATTTTCCAACAGAAGTGACTCCCAGCACGCAGGGAAAGTTCGGCCACTATCAATACAATTCGGCAATGAAGTTAACAAAAATCCTTAAACAGAACCCTCGGCAAATTGCTGAAAAAATTGTTGAAAACTTAGATCAGCAAGATGGATTGATCGCCCAGACGGAAATTGCAGGTCCGGGCTTTATCAATATTACCTTAAATAAAGATCATCTGTCCCAAAGAGTTGACATCCTCTTGCGCGATTCGCATTTGGGAATTGACAAACCCGCCCACCAGCAACGCATCATTATTGATTTTTCCTCGCCAAATGTTGCCAAAGAAATGCACGTGGGACACTTGCGTTCAACGATTATCGGAGATTCTTTAGCCCGCTTGTTTGAATTTTTGGGATATGACGTTTTGCGCCTGAATCATTTGGGAGATTGGGGAACGGCATTCGGCATGTTGATTGCTTATATGAAAGAAGAGGCGCCGGATGTCTTAACCGGCAAACAAAAGACCGACTTGACTCATCTGGTCAATTGGTACCGGGCTTCTAAAAAGAAATTTGACGAAGATCCTGATTTTAAGCGACGCGCCCAACTAGAAGTCGTGGCCTTACAGCAAGGACAGCCCCAAGCCCGGCATGCCTGGCAAATCATTTGCGAGATTTCAAGCAAAGCTTACAAAGAAATCTACGACTTGCTGGGAGTCAAACTCATTGACCGCGGCGAGTCTTTCTATAATCCCTTTTTGGCCGAAATTGTCGCCGACTTAGAAAAAAAGGGACTGGTCCAAATTTCAGAAGGAGCCAAGTGCATTTTTGTAGAAGGATTTCAAAATCGCGAGGGCGAGATGCTCCCTCTCATGGTCCAAAAATCGGATGGCGGATACAACTATGATACGACAGATATGGC
Proteins encoded in this region:
- the argS gene encoding arginine--tRNA ligase, which encodes MKSLLNNLIDLFQKAAKKAFPELDATDFPTEVTPSTQGKFGHYQYNSAMKLTKILKQNPRQIAEKIVENLDQQDGLIAQTEIAGPGFINITLNKDHLSQRVDILLRDSHLGIDKPAHQQRIIIDFSSPNVAKEMHVGHLRSTIIGDSLARLFEFLGYDVLRLNHLGDWGTAFGMLIAYMKEEAPDVLTGKQKTDLTHLVNWYRASKKKFDEDPDFKRRAQLEVVALQQGQPQARHAWQIICEISSKAYKEIYDLLGVKLIDRGESFYNPFLAEIVADLEKKGLVQISEGAKCIFVEGFQNREGEMLPLMVQKSDGGYNYDTTDMAAIYHRIHQEKGDRLIYVTDAGQSTHFQMIFKAAEMAGYLNPKQVRTDHVPFGLVLGPDGKKFRTRAGETERLIDLIQAAIDHAEKILIERNPEMDEAERQKLAHALGVGAIKYADLSTHRMSDYTFSYDRMLRFEGNTAAFLMYAYVRVAGIKRRLKIEPASLLDHCHIHLEHPSEIDLGLHLLRFDEALEAVANDLLPNRLTDYLYTLAEKFNAFFRDCRVEGSPQQNERLLLCEATARVLKQGLDILGVPTVERM